gtatgttaacctttccctgtgctatccaaagcaaatataaatatgtgtggggatatatatatgtgtgtgtatgtatgtgcggCTGGAGTTACACCTAAAAAtcctagaatccttgagttggaagagacctcgtgggccatccagtccaaccccattctaccaagaagcagaaaaagcaCTCCCGATGTGTCCCTGTTCCgacttgcaaacaaattcagcttaagaacactcactctggaccgtgctctgacctacaagaagcactgcctgaacatcaagcaaaaagtgggtgccagaaataatatcatacgaaagctgactggcataacctggggatcacaaccagatacagtgaagacatctgcccttgcgctgtgctactctgctgctgagtatgcatgcccagtgtggaacacatctcaccacgctaatacagtggatgtggctcttaatgagacatgccacattatcacggggtgtctgtgccctacaccactggtgaaattacactgcttagccagtattgcaccacctgacatccgccgggaagtagcagccaatagtgaaaggaccaaggcagagacatctccagctcatcccttgtttgggtatcagccagcacgtcaacgacttaaatctagacatagttttctaagatctacagagacactcgctggaacacctcagcaagcgagagtccaaaagtggcaggctcaaacccagtatctcaaccaatggctgataccaaatgagagcctCCCCACTGggcactgcgctctggcaccacgagatgcagagccaaccttaagaaatggggctacaaagtggaatcctcaacatgcgagtgtggagaagagcaaaccactgaccacctcctgcaatgcaacctgagccccgtcacatgcacaatggaggaccttcttgcagcaacaccggaagcactccaaggggccagatactggtcaaaggacatttaaccaactaccaaactcacaagttttgtatttttctgtttgtttgctttgttctgttagaaatgtaatataatggactggttgctctgacacgacaaataaaaagcTTAATAACAAACCTAAGAAGCTCTCTTCTTCGTAGATTGGGGGCTGCCTGAATtgccctttctctccccctccccaattcaGCCCCAGCAGTTACTCACCCCAGTCCCGGAGGTGGTGACGGGAGAGTTGGGGGGCACCAAGGCAAGGTCACTGGAGGAGGCCACCGTCCCTTGTCCATGCCTCTTTAGCAGAGCCGGGTTGCCAAGGTGGGTCCTGGCCCTGGGGGTCTTCTCCCTGCATCCGTGGGTCATGCAGCACGAAGGGGCAAGCGGATAGGCTGAAGACCCTCCCCTGGATGGTTGCAGGGCCtgcttggtggtggccccattcCCAGTCTTGTGCTGAACCACTTGAAGGAGCCGCGGGGAAAGTGGGGACCCCCGTCTGAAAACACTGCTGTGTGCCCCCCTGGGACGTGGCTTCCATCCTAGGAGGAAAGAGCAACTCAGGAGGAGGATGAGAAATAGGCAGGAGAGGATCAGGGCCATCAGGCTGCGCAGGGAGCGCCCGAGAGCCTCTAGCTGCTCCTGCACTCCCAGCCAAGGCTCCATCTTTGCAGAAGGcttcctctgtctctctctctttctcgttGGGAGGCAGCCAGGGTTTGAGCCCTTGCAGCTGGGTTCCTTTGGCTTGGAAGCCTTGAATCcctttgaggagcagcttaggagaCTTGAGAGGAGCTTGAGCCAAGaaggtgatgcagcagctaaaaaagccaatgcagttCTAGGAGGCATTGATAGTTTAGTGTCTGGATCagtcctgggccaacttgggccctccaggtgttttggactccaactcccacaattcctaacagccggttaggaagcttgctaattgcaacattcacggtctcttccaactctttgattctatgattctaatgcacaAATGGAtatgtcctcgtggacaacaagttaaacatgagccaggaatgtgatgtggcggcaaaaaaagccaatgggattttggcctgcatcaagaggagcatagtgtctagatctaaggaagtaatgctccccatgctctattccgctttggttagaccacacctggaatattgtgtccagttctgggcaccacaattcaagagggatattggcaagatggaatgtgtccagaggagggcgactaaaatgatcaagggtctggagaacaagccctatgaggagcggcttaaggagctgggcatgtttagcctgaagaagagaaggctgagaggggatatgatagccatgtataaatatgtgagaggaagccacagggaggaggagggagcaagcttgtttgctgcttccttgcagactaggctacggaacaatggcttc
This genomic interval from Anolis sagrei isolate rAnoSag1 chromosome 2, rAnoSag1.mat, whole genome shotgun sequence contains the following:
- the LOC137096442 gene encoding protein huluwa-like gives rise to the protein MEPWLGVQEQLEALGRSLRSLMALILSCLFLILLLSCSFLLGWKPRPRGAHSSVFRRGSPLSPRLLQVVQHKTGNGATTKQALQPSRGGSSAYPLAPSCCMTHGCREKTPRARTHLGNPALLKRHGQGTVASSSDLALVPPNSPVTTSGTGGLPDGAFAGSCFTSTQEKVRAPAAFSSDRVPFEYSSSIRGEGTSRAPLTSGNFTATPGPGLDTDFGASAGISVRILSSDGDGSPDTSLFPRRLSGRFEWDYYDPSFERKGQTHPQPPPISSKQYWL